Proteins encoded together in one Hevea brasiliensis isolate MT/VB/25A 57/8 chromosome 16, ASM3005281v1, whole genome shotgun sequence window:
- the LOC110648959 gene encoding 2,3-bisphosphoglycerate-dependent phosphoglycerate mutase 1, protein MASAVFHQTIGNLLSQQHLHNSGFHQEFGNVSVNLISKGFKVYTGLSISRKGGYSSGKRNFSVVQGSASQTSVVDPLSTPSNDSKNGFQKKSSEAALILIRHGESLWNEKNLFTGCVDVPLTKKGVEEAIEAGKRISNIPVDMIYTSSLIRAQMTAMLAMTQHRRRKVPIIMHNESEQARAWSQIFSEDTMRQSIPVITAWQLNERMYGELQGLNKQETADRFGKEKVHEWRRSYDIPPPNGESLEMCAERAVAYFKDQIEPQLCSGKHVMIAAHGNSLRSIIMYLDKLTSQEVISLELSTGIPMLYIFKEGRFIRKGSPAGPTEAGVYAYTRRLAQYRQKLDEMLH, encoded by the exons ATGGCCAGTGCTGTGTTTCACCAAACAATAGGGAATCTTCTATCCCAACAGCATCTTCACAACTCTGGGTTTCATCAAGAGTTTGGGAATGTTTCGGTGAACTTGATTTCAAAAGGTTTCAAGGTTTATACCGGATTGTCAATCTCAAGAAAGGGAGGTTATAGCTCTGGTAAGAGGAATTTTAGTGTTGTTCAAGGCTCAGCTTCTCAAACTTCAGTGGTTGATCCACTGTCAACCCCCTCAAATGACAGCAAAAATGGATTTCAAAAGAAATCAA GCGAGGCAGCTCTGATACTCATTAGGCATGGTGAATCGTTATGGAATGAAAAGAACCTGTTCACGGGTTGTGTCGATGTGCCCTTAACAAAGAAAGGTGTGGAAGAGGCAATTGAAGCTGGCAAGAGAATCAGTAATATACCTGTCGACATGATATATACATCATCCCTGATTCGTGCACAGATGACTGCCATGCTTGCCATGACTCAGCACCGTCGTAGAAAG GTGCCAATCATTATGCACAATGAAAGTGAACAGGCAAGGGCATGGAGTcaaatttttagtgaagacacAATGAGGCAATCCATTCCAGTTATAACAGCTTGGCAATTAAATGAAAGAAT GTATGGGGAATTACAAGGTCTGAATAAGCAAGAAACGGCAGATAGATTTGGCAAGGAAAAAGTTCATGAGTGGCGGCGAAGTTATGACATACCTCCACCTAATGGAGAGAGTTTAGAAATGTGTGCTGAAAGGGCTGTTGCTTATTTTAAAGATCAG ATTGAACCCCAGCTTTGTTCTGGGAAGCATGTAATGATTGCTGCCCATGGGAATTCATTGAGGTCCATAATTATGTATCTTGACAAATTAACTTCCCAGGAG GTTATAAGTTTAGAACTATCAACTGGAATACCTATGCTTTACATATTCAAAGAGGGGAGGTTCATTAGAAAGGGAAGCCCTGCAGGACCAACTGAGGCTGGGGTCTATGCATATACTAGG AGATTAGCTCAATACAGACAGAAGTTGGATGAGATGCTGCATTAA
- the LOC110648958 gene encoding uncharacterized protein LOC110648958, producing the protein MSEGLKKSPSNGFEKSLTTEEQQAKINEVRRLVGPLPEKLSIYCSDASISRHLRARNYSVKKATKMLKETLKWRAEYKPEEIRWEEVAREAETGKIYRTNYIDKHGRTVLVMRPSCQNTKSTKGQIRYLVYCMENAILNLSPDQEQMVWLIDFHGFNLSHISLKVTKETAHVLQDHYPERLGLAVLYNPPKFFEPFWTMAKAFLEPKTYNKVKFVYSDEANTMKVMEDLFDMDQLESTFGGKDNSGFDVSKYAERMKEDDKRMPSFWTRDSHPSAVPQPALKSAASLDVSVDSHSDASENDETDCLDVNGIDSEILSLEDNTSATDSGRKGSENVHPGEVKTHNDRAHV; encoded by the exons ATGAGTGAGGGTCTAAAGAAGTCTCCTTCAAATGGCTTTGAGAAGTCTTTGACAACTGAAGAGCAGCAGGCAAAG ATTAATGAGGTGAGAAGGTTGGTTGGGCCATTGCCAGAAAAGTTGTCCATTTATTGTTCTGATGCATCAATCTCAAGACATCTAAGGGCACGAAACTATAGCGTGAAGAAAGCAACAAAAATGCTGAAAGAAACCTTAAAATGGAGAGCAGAATATAAACCAGAAGAGATTCGATGG GAAGAAGTTGCTCGTGAAGCAGAGACTGGGAAAATCTACAGAACAAATTACATTGACAAGCATGGGAGAACAGTTCTTGTCATGAGACCCAGTTGCCAG AACACAAAGTCCACAAAAGGACAAATTAGGTACCTGGTGTATTGCATGGAGAATGCCATTTTAAATTTATCACCTGATCAGGAGCAGATGGTGTGGCTGATCGATTTCCATGGTTTCAATCTGTCACATATTTCACTGAAAGTGACGAAGGAAACAGCCCATGTTTTACAAGATCATTATCCAGAACGGCTGGGTCTGGCAGTACTGTACAACCCACCCAAGTTCTTTGAGCCATTTTGGACG ATGGCAAAAGCATTTCTAGAGCCTAAAACTTACAATAAAGTCAAGTTTGTTTACTCTGATGAAGCTAACACCATGAAAGTAATGGAAGATCTATTTGATATGGACCAACTTGAGTCCACATTTGGGGGCAAAGACAATTCAGGATTTGATGTCAGTAAATACGCTGAGAGGATGAAGGAGGATGACAAAAGGATGCCTTCATTTTGGACGAGAGATAGTCATCCCTCGGCAGTGCCACAACCAGCCCTGAAATCTGCTGCTTCCTTGGATGTTAGCGTGGACTCACATTCTGATGCTTCTGAAAATGATGAAACAGACTGTTTAGATGTTAATGGGATAGATTCAGAAATCCTCTCCCTTGAGGACAATACTTCAGCAACTGACAGTGGCAGAAAAGGGTCAGAAAATGTACATCCCGGTGAAGTCAAAACCCATAATGATCGAGCACATGTCTGA
- the LOC110648961 gene encoding uncharacterized protein LOC110648961, giving the protein MDLSTWNWKLLLPLLLFGILFPYEDWVSTPSCTIVPTTAYPNQEYVVDKEDNTEEDLKVMMVANLLLYGSEAGIFNQYFRDYYLSKFFMKSFHTLKPDMLLVLGDVSAKGFELTKTKWVSVLHHFHRIIGPFLELPFHVVLGDRDVGECSKLDVRSVQWLARSFPGLDSAGCGAFEISNVSFVSLNAVALLCGNNKLRFNVEGAIESESIDLQMETENISKVMDDSEKFSELSDNFRWRENAKSSGSGPVLLLHFPLHQTANGSCREGSIFEKVPSFFQRGSNALRSREFTDSGPHNLLHTIPPNASEYIFQALKPRIIFSAHTDEFCDHTHSDGTREVTVPAMTWRVRDNPGFVIATFHSDRRPVSVSYCSLARESHVLMVHMSFLILLLTIWLVANTPLLRSLR; this is encoded by the exons ATGGACCTTTCCACATGGAATTGGAAGCTACTGTTGCCTCTACTCCTCTTCGGCATTCTCTTCCCTTACGAAGACTGGGTATCAACTCCATCCTGCACCATCGTGCCGACAACGGCGTACCCTAATCAAGAGTACGTCGTCGATAAAGAGGACAACACGGAGGAGGATTTGAAAGTCATGATGGTCGCTAATTTGTTGCTCTATGGTTCCGAAGCTGGCATTTTTAATCAATATTTTAGAGATTATTACCTGTCCAAGTTTTTCATG AAGTCTTTTCATACATTGAAGCCTGATATGCTGCTAGTATTGGGTGATGTTTCGGCTaaaggatttgagttgacaaaaacTAAATGGGTATCTGTGCTACATCATTTTCATCGAATCATAGGACCCTTTCTTGAGCTCCCGTTCCATGTTGTTCTTGGTGATAGGGATGTTGGGGAATGTAGTAAGCTTGATGTAAGATCTGTTCAATGGCTAGCTAGGAGTTTTCCAGGTTTAGACTCAGCTGGTTGCGGTGCATTTGAAATTAGTAATGTTAGCTTTGTCTCACTTAATGCTGTTGCATTGCTTTGTGGCAATAATAAGTTACGGTTTAACGTTGAAGGGGCAATAGAATCGGAAAGCATAGATCTCCAAATGGAAACTGAAAACATATCAAAAGTGATGGATGATTCTGAAAAGTTCAGTGAACTGTCTGATAACTTTAGGTGGAGAGAGAACGCAAAGTCATCTGGATCTGGCCCTGTCCTCTTACTTCATTTTCCGTTGCACCAGACAGCAAATGGCAGCTGTAGGGAGGGCAGCATTTTTGAGAAAGTTCCTAGCTTTTTTCAACGTGGCTCAAATGCACTGCGCAGCAG GGAATTTACTGATAGTGGACCCCATAATTTATTGCATACAATCCCACCAAATGCTTCTGAATATATTTTTCAAGCACTCAAGCCAAG GATTATTTTCAGCGCACACACCGATGAATTTTGCGATCACACTCACTCAGATGGGACTCGTGAGGTGACTGTTCCTGCAATGACATGGAGAGTGAGGGATAACCCTGGTTTTGTTATTGCCACTTTTCATAGTGACAGAAGACCTGTAAGTGTCAGCTACTGCTCCCTTGCTAGAGAGTCTCATGTGTTAATGGTGCATATGTCTTTTCTGATTCTATTGCTGACAATATGGCTAGTGGCAAATACACCTCTGCTTAGAAGTTTAAGATGA
- the LOC110648960 gene encoding probable beta-D-xylosidase 7 → MRPQVPSFVIFTIFALLVFRAASTQPPFSCDPSNPSTSSYLFCKTTLPISQRARDLVSRLTLGEKISQLVSSAPPIPRLGIPAYEWWSEALHGVANVGRGIHFEGTIRSATSFPQVILTAASFDAYQWYRIGQVIGREARAVYNAGQATGMTFWAPNINIFRDPRWGRGQETPGEDPLVTGKYAVSYVRGVQGDSFQGGKLKGHLQASACCKHFTAYDLDNWKGVNRFVFDARVTVQDLADTYQPPFQSCVQQGKASGIMCAYNRVNGIPSCADFNLLSRTARGQWDFHGYITSDCDAVSIIYDDQGYAKSPEDAVVDVLKAGMDVNCGSYLQKHTKAAVEQKKLPESEIDRALHNLFSVRMRLGLFNGNPAEQPFSNIGPDQVCSQEHQILALEAARNGIVLLKNSARLLPLTKSRTMSLAVIGPNANSAQTFLGNYAGPPCKSVTLLQALQDYIKNTIYHPGCDTVQCSSASIDKAVDIAKGADHVVLVMGLDQTQEREELDRVDLVLPGKQQDLIINVAKSAKNPIILVLLSGGPVDVSFAKNDNNIGSILWAGYPGEAGGIALAEIIFGDHNPGGRLPMTWYPQEFVKVPMTDMRMRPDSSSGYPGRTYRFYKGQNVFEFGYGLSYSKYSYELKSVTRNKFYLNQSSTVHVIDNSDSVRSTLVSELGTEFCKESEFSVRVGVENQGEMSGKHPVLLFVRQPRHGNGRPRKQLIGFKSVILSAGERAEIEFELSPCEHFSRVNEVGLKVMEEGTHFLVVGGDKFPVSIIV, encoded by the exons ATGAGACCCCAAGTCCCCTCTTTCGTAATCTTCACTATCTTTGCTCTGCTTGTCTTCCGAGCTGCCTCAACTCAGCCTCCATTCTCTTGTGATCCATCAAACCCATCAACAAGCTCCTACCTTTTTTGTAAAACCACACTACCCATCAGCCAAAGAGCCAGGGACCTTGTCTCTAGACTCACATTAGGTGAGAAGATTTCCCAACTCGTTAGCTCAGCTCCACCGATTCCACGACTCGGTATCCCGGCGTATGAGTGGTGGTCCGAGGCATTACATGGGGTTGCCAATGTGGGACGTGGCATTCATTTTGAAGGCACTATCCGTTCCGCCACTAGCTTCCCTCAAGTCATCCTCACTGCCGCTTCTtttgatgcctaccaatggtatcGCATAGGTCAA GTGATTGGAAGAGAAGCAAGAGCAGTGTACAATGCAGGGCAAGCTACAGGGATGACATTTTGGGCACCAAACATTAACATATTTAGGGACCCGAGATGGGGTAGAGGGCAAGAGACGCCTGGGGAGGATCCCTTGGTGACAGGGAAATATGCAGTTTCATATGTGAGAGGAGTTCAGGGGGATTCTTTTCAGGGAGGGAAGCTTAAAGGGCATCTTCAAGCTTCAGCTTGTTGTAAGCATTTTACTGCTTATGATTTAGACAATTGGAAGGGTGTGAACCGCTTTGTGTTTGATGCTCGT GTTACTGTGCAAGATTTAGCAGACACCTATCAGCCACCATTCCAGAGTTGTGTTCAGCAAGGAAAAGCAAGTGGCATCATGTGTGCTTACAATAGAGTTAATGGAATCCCGAGCTGCGCAGATTTCAATCTCCTTTCCAGAACTGCTAGAGGGCAATGGGATTTTCATGG GTACATCACATCTGACTGTGACGCGGTTTCCATCATCTACGATGATCAAGGGTATGCTAAATCACCAGAAGATGCTGTGGTTGATGTGCTTAAAGCTG GCATGGATGTCAACTGTGGATCATACTTGCAAAAACACACCAAAGCAGCTGTGGAGCAGAAAAAACTGCCTGAATCTGAAATAGACAGAGCCCTTCACAACCTCTTCTCTGTAAGAATGAGGTTAGGACTTTTCAATGGAAATCCAGCGGAACAACCTTTTAGCAACATTGGTCCTGACCAGGTCTGCTCCCAGGAGCACCAGATACTAGCCCTCGAAGCAGCTCGCAATGGCATTGTCCTCTTGAAAAACTCTGCAAGACTCCTCCCACTTACAAAATCTAGGACCATGTCCCTTGCTGTAATTGGCCCTAATGCCAATTCTGCACAAACATTTCTTGGAAACTATGCAGGCCCTCCATGCAAATCTGTAACGCTATTGCAAGCACTGCAAGACTACATCAAAAACACTATTTATCACCCAGGGTGTGATACAGTTCAATGCTCTTCAGCTTCCATCGACAAGGCAGTTGACATAGCAAAAGGGGCGGACCATGTGGTACTGGTAATGGGACTCGATCAAACTCAAGAGAGGGAGGAACTTGATCGTGTAGACTTGGTGCTGCCAGGGAAGCAACAAGATCTCATCATCAATGTTGCAAAATCTGCAAAGAATCCAATTATTCTAGTGCTTCTTTCCGGAGGTCCAGTTGATGTATCTTTTGCCAAGAATGACAATAACATTGGAAGCATTCTCTGGGCTGGTTATCCTGGTGAAGCTGGTGGGATAGCACTTGCAGAAATCATATTTGGTGATCACAATCCAG GAGGGAGATTACCAATGACCTGGTATCCACAAGAATTTGTCAAAGTACCAATGACAGATATGAGGATGCGACCTGATTCCTCTTCAGGCTATCCTGGCCGAACATACAGATTCTACAAAGGCCAGAACGTTTTTGAGTTTGGTTATGGCCTCAGCTACTCGAAGTACTCTTATGAACTCAAGTCTGTGACCCGAAACAAATTCTATTTAAATCAATCTTCAACAGTGCATGTAATTGACAACTCAGACTCTGTGCGCTCCACATTGGTCTCTGAGTTGGGCACAGAATTCTGTAAGGAAAGTGAGTTCTCAGTTAGAGTTGGAGTGGAGAACCAAGGGGAGATGTCCGGTAAGCATCCAGTATTGCTATTTGTGAGACAACCAAGGCATGGAAATGGGAGGCCAAGGAAACAGTTGATTGGATTCAAAAGTGTGATACTAAGTGCAGGGGAAAGAGCTGAAATTGAATTTGAACTGAGCCCTTGCGAGCACTTCAGCAGAGTTAATGAAGTTGGTCTGAAAGTGATGGAAGAAGGAACGCATTTCTTGGTTGTAGGAGGTGATAAGTTCCCAGTTTCCATCATAGTCTGA